Genomic segment of Pogona vitticeps strain Pit_001003342236 chromosome 15, PviZW2.1, whole genome shotgun sequence:
TAGTTCAGGAGTACCTGCAACTTGTGCATTTATTTTTCGACCAACTGCCCTTGAGCCAGTCAGTGGCTCTCGCCCTGCATCCAGGATTGTGGACAAGATAAAAGTAAGGAGGAAACCCATGACTACCCTTCTGTGTTCGTTGTAGGAAAGGTGTGATGTAAATGTCatgaataataaagaaataagaacACTCTAGATATGCTCACTAGCAGTCTCTCTTTCCGTCTCTTTTTCTGCACCCTTGCTTTACTcacctcatctctctctctctctctctttctctctctctctcagccgtTCCAGAATGTGGTGGGTCGCCCTCCTGCTCACGACACTCTTGCCCCTTACGAAGGCAGCCGCCTACCCAGATGAGATGCTGGACTCTCAGTGGGAGCTCTGGAAGAAGACGCACAAGAAGGAATATAATGGCAAGGTATAGCAGCAGCGGCTGGCCAGCCCTGTAGAAGGGGAGCGGGACTAAACTGGTTACACCCCCAAAGCAAAGGGTGGCCTGATCCATCTGAAGTGAGGAATGGCAATAGCCTGGTAACAGAGCCCCTACTTTCCCAGGTTTGGTTCCTGGGGACATAGATCTGGGAAAGATGAGTgatggaaacatggaaaagatcTCTGCTATTCTATGTGGACAACAAAGAGTAAGAGGGACCGATGGCTTGTCTTCATATAAACCAGTCTCTATTCCTGTTTATACACCTGATTTATTCAAAACAGTGAGGGCTAGAACCTTACTCTGTTTTTAGGGGAAGGGCCATAAATCTGTATGTATAAATCTATAATGCCTTCAGAACCATTTTCTCATCTCTCTTCTATATCATCTTGtaccaccacgactagataggcgggatataaattaaataaataaataaataaataaataaataaataaataaataaataaataccactctTTGTATAACCCACAGATGGAAGAGGTATccagaaggctcatatgggagaAAAACCTTAAATACATCAACACCCATAACCTGGAATTTTCTCTGGGGAGGCATACTTTTGAACTGGCCATGAACTACCTGGGAGATATGGTAGGTGGGATTGATTCGTTCATAGTCAAAGGAGCACGTTGGTGTTGTGCTGTTTTCTTTATAAGACAATGTAATTAATACAAAGGTGATCAAACTAAACCAGATGCTTAGCTCTGCTGGAAAAAGGATGATGGGTCTTTTAGGTTTCTGTCATCTGTTTCCTCCTGCATCCTCCCGCATCTATccatctctgtctttctctttctttttgttttgctttccagacCAGTGAGGAGGTTGTACAAAAGATGATGGGGCTTAAAGTTCCACTATCACGTAAACCCAGTAACGACACCTTGTACATCCCGAACTGGGAAGAGCGGGCACCTGATGCTGTGGATTACAGAAAGAAAGGCTACGTCACTCCTGTCAAGAACCAGGTTATGCCTCTTTCGTTCTGGTTTCAGCTAGCCAGTGGCTCTTGTCATTTGCCAAAGCTGGGTTTGGGGGATACTGATGTGACATAACTTCCTGGCATCCAGATATTTGATGGTCAAAGTGTGCTTCTTAAGGAAGGAACACCAAATGGCCTGCTCCATGTTTGCAACAACCTTATGTTTAAGTACTTACCTGCTCACCGTAAGAGAGCTGAAGTTACATCCAGGCAAGGATATGGAATTCCAAGCAGGAGTGGACTGGTGGAGTAGAAATGGCTGtagtgttcctcttttttttcaccctaaaaacaaacaaatgaaaaagtgaGGCAATAGAGGAAGAAAGCCTTATTCTCTGTAGCTAGCACAGAAGTGCAGTGAGATATCAGAGCCTTCCTTACATTTTTATGAATTATTGCTCCAAGCATCTCTGAGAAAGGACAGCCACACGTGTGTTATTCAGGAGATGTGAATAACCCAACCAACGCACACAAGAACAGGTTTTCATCTGAGCTGATGCTCcctctcttcacagggccagtgTGGTTCCTGCTGGGCTTTCAGCTCTGTGGGTGCCTTAGAAGGGCAACTCAAGAAGAAGACCGGAAAGCTATTGAACCTCAGCCCGCAGAACCTGGTCGACTGTGTCACCGACAACGACGGCTGTGGAGGCGGCTATATGACCAAAGCCTTTGAGTATGTGAAGGAGAACCGAGGCATCGATTCCGATGATTCCTATCCCTACATTGGCCAGGTAAGGTGTCTTGCGCAAGCTGTTAAGTTGATGTATATCTTATAGCTCGTAGGCAAACATTATGGGCTTGCTTTATCACCCTTGAAGGGAGTTTCACAGCACAGGAGACAATCCCAATCATTCTTTGATATTATTTGCCAATGCCATAGTCTTCTAGGAAGTTCTGTGGTGCACCATGCATAGTTAAACAACACGATATTCTGGCACAAGTTGTGGTAATGCAGCCAACAACAGAAGGAGGATTGAGAAGATGGAGTGAAgtgtgggggggaaacagcaGGAGACGTGCCCTCATGTCTTGCTGGTGGGCttctgaatgaatgaagcaaTATTTGGGAGGCGAGGAAGTTATTTTTCAATAGCCATTGGAGCACCGGGTTCGAAGTCAAACGTGTTCTGAAGACATCGTCATCCATATCACATATTGTAGGATGAAAGCTGCATGTACAACCCGACCGGCAAGGCTGCCAAATGCCGTGGTTACCGAGAGATCCCTGAAGGCAACGAGAGGGCTCTGAAGAGAGCGATTGCACGGATAGGCCCTGTATCTGTGGGCATTgatgccagcctggcctccttccagttctacagCCGAGGTGAGTTCCTAAAGACCCTGGCTCTCCACTGGGATCATGGGAAGGATGTTGACTTTGCTTTGCCGGCACTAGAAACGAGAGAGGGGGAGATGTAGATGATATTCTTTAAAAAGTCCCAGAAAGTAAAGTCTCCTTCTGCATCCTATTTCAGCTCTTGCACCTCTTAGTGGCAGGAAAATTGCTGTAACAAGTCCGggaaagaggagcagaaaaaggCTAATGTTTTCC
This window contains:
- the CTSK gene encoding cathepsin K: MWWVALLLTTLLPLTKAAAYPDEMLDSQWELWKKTHKKEYNGKMEEVSRRLIWEKNLKYINTHNLEFSLGRHTFELAMNYLGDMTSEEVVQKMMGLKVPLSRKPSNDTLYIPNWEERAPDAVDYRKKGYVTPVKNQGQCGSCWAFSSVGALEGQLKKKTGKLLNLSPQNLVDCVTDNDGCGGGYMTKAFEYVKENRGIDSDDSYPYIGQDESCMYNPTGKAAKCRGYREIPEGNERALKRAIARIGPVSVGIDASLASFQFYSRGVYYDENCNADNINHAVLAVGYGTQKGTKHWIIKNSWGEEWGNKGYILMARNMNNACGIANLASFPKM